DNA sequence from the Cucumis melo cultivar AY chromosome 6, USDA_Cmelo_AY_1.0, whole genome shotgun sequence genome:
ATTTTCTTAGATTTGCATGTTTACCTATTGGATTAAcatattttgaatatttatactttatctttttattttgaatattaAGTTTAGAATTATTCATTAACATCCCCTTCTTTTTATTAGGATATTATATGGTGCTTCATggtgaaattttaatttttcataaaactaaaattgtctaattttattttattttactcttatgaaaaattaattaaaatagtcACGAAAATGAATTCTAGTGTTAGTGTTGTTATTAATATAATTGAAGAACTTTCATATTGAAATACTTAAGGATTAAAATATCTACGAATATGTTGATATATTTGTCAATCTAACGATTTGATATCCATATTAAATATTGATGGATATTTAAACatctttttataaataattgtaaaagaaaatatgTCATCTTCGAATTAAAATAGTAATAGCTATATTTATTAGGagcttttgtatttttttttcaaagggtaaataatttgtatttttttattattctcgAAAACCTCTTagaaaacttaattattaaCCTAAATAATTTGAGTGGGTTATAGAAATATATATGGATATCAATATATTTATCCAATTGTTGTTAGGAGGAAACCATTTCCTTTTAGTTTGATTAAATGATAAAACATAGATGTAAAtgaatattaataatatatatgaaaatgtaACTATTTAGTTAGAATTAGAATGAGGatcacaaaataaataaaattagaaatgaAATAGAATAAAGCGAGTGGAAGAGATGGAGAAGAAAAGCGAGTGAAAGATGAGATGGAAGTAAAGGGAGTATTTGGGTGGTGGTAGAGGGGAAGGAAAAGTGGGTTAGAAATCCAACCTCCACAACTATGGAAACCCCGgtctttaaaaaattaaaactcattttaaatttaaaattcaacaattatttaataaattagaatattattattattattattattattattattattattattattattattattatcattatcattattaaatTTGAAACTGCGTGCTCCCATTTTCCCTGAAAAAACCCAATGGCTCCACCTTCCagattatatatatactacTTTCCTTCTTTTTCCCCCATTAAATATCCCCTATCCCTCTCTACTTTCTCTTTTATATCTTCAAAATCCCTTTACCCCCAAATTTCTCTCTCTCGAGACTGCTTCTTCCCTTTTTATGCTTCCCTTCTGCCattgctcttcttcttcaaaatgcGGATGAGTTGTAACGGTTGCAGAGTCCTTCGCAAAGGTTGTAGTGAAAATTGCAGTATTCGTCCTTGTTTGCAGTGGATCAAGACTCCCGAGTCTCAGGCTAATGCTACCGTTTTTCTTGCCAAGTTTTACGGCCGTGCTGGACTTATGAATCTCATCAACGCTGGTCCTGATCATCTCCGTCCTGGTTAGttcaatttctcttttcttttctcattttccTTTTAGGTTTTCATTCTTTTGCATTTTCATTGATTTTctattttccttttcattttgcAGCCATTTTTAGATCTCTTCTCTACGAGGCTTGTGGAAGGATTGTGAATCCGATTTACGGGTCGGTTGGATTGTTGTGGTCTGGTAGTTGGCAGCTTTGTCAAGCGGCTGTTGAGGCCGTACTTAAAGGTGCTCCGATCACGCCGATCAACTCCGAGACAGCGGCTACGGGCGATGGACCGCCCTTGAAAGCCTACGACATACGTCACGTTTCCAAGGATGAAAACTCCGTAGCGTCCAACGATGGTGGAGTCATTCGGCCAGTCAAGACGCGGTGCCGGTTCAAGCGGTCGTCTGCGAAGGCGAAAGCGAGTAAAGGAATCGCCTCCACCGTTGTTGATGAGTCAACTCGACCGCTCTGCTCTACCGAGTTGAACAGGTCGTCGAGTGGTGAGTCGTCGTTGAGTCACCAATCAGATTCGCGGCATCTGGAGAACGAGAGTAAAGAAACGGAGAGCATGATTTCAGTGGAGACGGCGGAGGTTTCTCCTCCTTGTCCGGTGCAGTCGGTTTTGTTCCGATCGGAATCAACGGGGCGCGAGAGCGTTGCAGTGCCAATTCCGCGAAGTGAATTAGCTCTGGAATTAACCCTGGGGATGGAGCCGGTGTTACGTGCCCAGCACGTGATTCCAATGAAGAAACGAAAGATAGAAACCGACGTTGGGTTGAGGCCCAAAAACGAGACGTGCAATACTGTTTTAGGCCTTGATTTTGCAGCCTGAAATGGTGGCCGAATAATGAGCCCAAGCACATAACAacgacaataataataagagaaaaataaataagaataaaaTGAGAGAACAATTTTGACGGCGGGGATTGGCTATCTTCGGTGGCATAGAAGAGAAGAGATCTCGACCATTTGTTTAGTTGGTTCCTTTGTTTGACGGTTTAGTCTTCATTGAAATTTACTGTTTTCCCTCTCCCCTCTTGTATCGAGTTGGTTACTTTTTGTGTATAAAAAAAAGTGGTCGCAAATGTGTATAGGAAAGGAATATGCTGTAAAAATGCAACAGGAGGCGAAATGGTTTTtaggttttcttttccttttctttttccccaaaattttctaaaaatattttgaagtttGGTATCAAATAATGGACATTCAGCATTAATTTAAAGCTCGTTTAAAATGAACTTATATAGTATTGTCAAAATTAAAGTATGTGTATATGCTTCGACCCGTTCAATATGCAAGTCAATATGGTCGTTGGGTTCAATGGATTTGGTCGCCGACAAATTTGAAAGCCGAAGGGTGTTATGTTAAATCCAATATTATTTAGGAGGCGCTTCCAAAAGTGGTTTTTCCAAAAAATTAAAGGCTAGTCTAATGCGACACCCTTACTCAAAGGCTGTTTTGTATGTAGAGAAATCG
Encoded proteins:
- the LOC103500157 gene encoding LOB domain-containing protein 41 translates to MRMSCNGCRVLRKGCSENCSIRPCLQWIKTPESQANATVFLAKFYGRAGLMNLINAGPDHLRPAIFRSLLYEACGRIVNPIYGSVGLLWSGSWQLCQAAVEAVLKGAPITPINSETAATGDGPPLKAYDIRHVSKDENSVASNDGGVIRPVKTRCRFKRSSAKAKASKGIASTVVDESTRPLCSTELNRSSSGESSLSHQSDSRHLENESKETESMISVETAEVSPPCPVQSVLFRSESTGRESVAVPIPRSELALELTLGMEPVLRAQHVIPMKKRKIETDVGLRPKNETCNTVLGLDFAA